From the Lathyrus oleraceus cultivar Zhongwan6 chromosome 4, CAAS_Psat_ZW6_1.0, whole genome shotgun sequence genome, one window contains:
- the LOC127074465 gene encoding cyclin-dependent kinase inhibitor 7 — protein MDTPNFGRKRKRKTTETFHHNKPPFKKFTFMVEECHSTLTSDEESFPCSCSGNIITKFEESQEVQSPEEVETSTCHDQVIRRREMSLLSDQEEVDSIEKKPQKMPSESELDEFFSAAEKNMQKKFENKYNFDIVKDVPLEGRYDWVELKQ, from the exons ATGGACACCCCAAACtttggaagaaaaagaaaaagaaaaactaCCGAAACATTTCACCATAATAAACCTCCATTCAAAAAATTTACCTTCATGGTGGAGGAATGCCACTCCACCCTCACTTCCGACGAAGAATCATTCCCATGTTCTTGCTCCGGTAACATCATTACCAAATTCGAAGAATCTCAAGAG GTTCAGAGTCCAGAGGAAGTTGAAACGTCCACCTGCCACGACCAAGTTATAAG GAGAAGAGAGATGAGCCTGTTAAGCGACCAGGAAGAGGTTGATTCTATAGAGAAGAAACCGCAAAAGATGCCGTCCGAATCGGAGCTTGATGAGTTCTTCTCCGCCGCTGAAAAAAATATGCAGAAAAAGTTTGAAAACAA GTATAATTTTGATATTGTGAAGGACGTGCCTTTGGAAGGACGTTATGATTGGGTTGAGTTGAAGCAGTGA